The genomic window agcacccacccacccaccaaAGCCCGGGGTAGCCGtgccccatcctgctgcccacGCCACGCAGCCCCTGTGGATGGAAATCCCGGGATTGGGGCGCGCTGCAACGCAGTGATGCAGCAGCATTGCCATGGCAACGGGTGACATCATGCCTGggtgcacaggcacaggcagccccGGGGCCCACGGGTGCCTGTCTGCCCCGGGGGGCAATGGGACACGTCTGtgggtgcagggacagggacagggcgtGGGTGTGGGTGGCCCTGTgcacccagcacaggctgaccCCAGGCCCGGGCAGggtgaggggatttggggtcctgACATGGAGAAGGAGcccccagcagcctcagccagccctgctggcaccagccaCACTGCAAGGGGCAGAGGGGGGGTCATGCTGGGGGTTTTACTGCTCAGATGGAACAGCGGGACAGGggactgtcccctgtgctcacccACAGCCATCTCTGGTGCCAGTGCTCAGAGAAGCCAACACCCTTCActgccaggggctctccagccattctgtgtccccagggacacccagagcatcccctggTGGCCCTGAGGACCCCTGTGGGGGAAATGCCACAgaggcagcacccacagggtGCCTGAcacaccagcactgcccagcactgtgCCTGTCCCTTCAGTGGGAGCCAGGATTAACCTGCAGCTGATCCCTGTGAGGGCAGCGTTAAGGACAGCACCAGGATGGCATCAGGGATGGCAGTAGGGACAGCATTGGGGCAGCATCGGGGATGGCAttggggcagcactggggatggcatcagggacagcattgGGGCAGCACTGAGGATGGCATTGGGGCAGCATCAGGGATGGCAttggggcagcactggggatggcatcagggacagcattgGGGCAGCACTGAGGATGGCATCAGGAatggatggcagcagggatggcatTGGGGCAGCATCAAGGATGACATTGGGGCAACATTGGGGACAGCATCGGGGATGGCATtgggacagcactggggacagcattGCTGCTCAACCCTTTGGGATTAAGTCCCTGCTGGgagccccttcccacccctcctgcCACGGGCCCTCAGCCGGGTCCCACGGCTCTGCCCTTGCCGGGACTGCCAGGAACGACACCAGAGCCCCGAGCCCCGCAGCCCACGGCcgtggctctgtccatggcagcCGCGGGGAGGCAGCTCCCGCACAGGGCTCTCCCCCAGCGGAGCGCAGCTGCCCGCGGAGCTGCCAGCTCGGATGAAGGCAGCGCCGTGCCATCCTCCAACCGCGCCGACAGCTCCGCCCGGGCCCCCCGGATACTGCAGATGGGGATGGAGGCGTCAGGTCACCCGGAAAATCCGGCTCAGcgctcagctctgccagccgGGGGGTCCCCGGGCATCATCACCCTCCGAGCGTGGCAGCGAGCACCGGGGATCCTGCGGGATGGGCAGGAGGATGGGTGTCCCTCTGCCTAAGGGACCGGGAATGCCAGGCAAGAGAGGGGctcagagaggggctggcacagcgGTTGGGCACGAACCGGCATCGGGAGGGAGCCCCCACACGTTGGGTACCCCTCACCAACACCCCATGGCACAGCCGGGGCTCAGACCCTGCCAGGCTCCCGGGTGGGTGCCCGGCTCCTGTCCCACCCTGCTCACACGCAGCACCCACCTGTCACCCACAGCCCGCAGCTCTCCCACACCCCCACGCAGAGCCCCCCACTCCCGCACGCAGCGCCCGCTCCCGCAGAGCACCCAACTCCCACCGGCAGCACCCACCCCTGGCACACGCACAGCACCCCCCTCTCACCCGCAGCACCCACCTTTGCACACGCAGCACCCGCTTCACACTCAcccagggcacccacagctcccctcCGGCACCCACCCTCTGCACAGCCACCCCCGGAGCGCCCACCTCCCAACTCAGAGCGCCCACCCCTCGCAGAGCCGCATCCGGAACAGCCCCCgtcacccccagcacccacccctcacccccagcacccacccctcacccacagcatccccctcccacccccagcgcccgccccccgcgcccccgcaGCGCCCACCCCTCGCAGCCCcgcgcccccagccccgcttcACCGGGACCGGGCTCCCCGCGCTCGctcccgcccccgcccgcgctgccggtgccggtgcccggTGCTCACCTGGAGGCCGCGACGCCGCAGGATGCTGGGCTCGTCCatcccggcgccgccgccgccgccgccgccgccgccgccgccgcctcccgctgCGCCCGCTCCGCCCGGTGCGCCCGGTCCGCCCCGCCGGTGCGCCCGGAGCGCCGCCCAGCGGCCCCGCCGCGTCACCGGAACGCGCATCAGCGCCGAGCCCGCGGCTGGCACGgaacggcacggcacggcacggggCTGGCATGGCACTGCACGGGGCTGGCATAGCAGGGGCTggcatggcagggggctggcatAGCAGGGGCTGGCATGGCACGgcatggggctggcacagctcggGCTGGTGTGGCACAGTATGAGTCTGGCACGGcatagggctggcacagcaCGGGGCTGGCACGGCACAGaacagggctggcacagcatggggctggcacagcatggGACCAGAGCAACACAGCATGaagtggcacagcacagcatggggCTGGCATGGCCTGGTCATGGCACAGCAGGGGATGGCACAGCATGGGATGGCACAGCATGCCATGAGACCCACATGGCCCAGGGCTGGAATGACACAGCACAAGATCAGACAGGAAGGCATGAGGCTGACATGGCACGGGGCTGAaatggcacagggctggcacaacatggggctggcacagcatgTAGCATGGGGCTGGCACGGCATGGCAGGGTGTGGGGCTCACAGGGCATGGTATGTTCTGGGTTTGGCACAGTCTGCCTGCCTCAGTACAGCCCAGTGTGGCACAGTCTGGCACGGCATGGCACAATATAGCACATCGTGGGGTTGGCAGAGTCTGCCAGCAcatcctggcactgcagcacatcctggcactgcagagtcTGCCACatcatggcacagcacagcacagcatgggacagcccaggcctggcacagccttTCTGGCttgacacagcccagcacaagAGCTCTGGCACACAGATGATGACGTGGGCACggcctggggctggcacagcaggagttGGGAGCTTGGTGTGGTCCAACCCAGGTCAGGTCTGGttgccacagagcagcacataGCGTGTggcctggggcagcacagcatggcagggcacagcacggTCCAGCATGGCATAGCTTGGCACAGCCTGAGATGGTTCAGCGTGGCACAGCCCAGTCCTGCCCGGTCCTGctgtctgcacacacagcaaagcccagcacggcccagcTTGGTGTGTCCCCCCAccctgggcaggacagggggacacagagggaggGCACACGGAGGTGCCAGGGGAGCCTCCGTGCCCCGATGCCGGCCGTGCCCACGCTGTCCCAGCGCAGGGACACACAAGGAGCCGCTTTCTGCGGGAACAAGGGCACTCTGTGCCCGGCCCTCGGTGCCACCCGGCTCCGCCATCCCGGGTCACCCGCCCCGTCACACAGCCCCGGTGCCACCTCCTGCCTCACTGGGGCTTTGTTCTCACAATGGGGACAAACACAACagacccccctccccccaaaaaaaacccaaaaaaacagagAATCCCAACCTGGAGATTCACCGCGTTACGGGCAGAGCACCATGtggaaaatgtggattttatgattggcttttcgcagaTATTAAAAAGAGCtctcagggatgctcagggtggggttgttggggtggctgtgcagggacaggggctgcacTGATCATCCCTGAGGGATCCAGATCAGGatattctgattctgtgatactCTGCTACAAAAAGATAATATCCAGGTAGTTCTTAGAGCTGGAATTAGCAGCAGTGTGAGTGTGACTCTGTGCCCAGCCTCTGGACCCATTGAAGCAGgtgtgtgaaaaatgtgtattttatgattggctttttgcaaatattaaaatgaatgttatatgtgttgtgttagaaagtaatacTGTATTAATTCtaagtagtgtggtaaatatagttttagggtataaaaaatgtatttaaaaagtataaaatttGTATAAAATGTATAACCTAATGTATAACCTATAAtgtataaaaatgtataaaatgtaTAACCTAAAGAATTTTAGGttatgaaaaatagaaatgatgctatgtaggatacttttttaaagaaaggactcgcagcgagatagcagccccaagacacctaaatctttcagaggaaaagaatttattgctctcttatcagaagaaacgaacttcttcccgcctcgaaggcactgttaggattcagaggaagaagttgacgatgaccagagagaatcctgtgtttgaatggaatttatgtgagatgtatgaatatgcaacaggctgttgttttaaagggttaatcctttgttaacgggtgcccagaaaaaggtacccggacgtctGTAACTCTTTatatttattgtctcatattgtcctaatccaaattgtccaaattgtTATTGCTCCAATTGTATTCCcattttttataaccattttattactattaaacttcttaaattttaaaaacaagcgaTTGGCTTTTTACACAACCAGAAACAGGCTgcatgcaaggaaaaaaaaaaaaagggaaaaaaaagaaaaaaaccaaaaccaacccaaaacccccaaGACTCATCTTTCGCTTACCTTGCGCTTCTGGCACATGGCGCGGCCGGGACACGCGGGGCCGGCCCCATCCCGGCAGCCGTGCCGCCGAAAAAAGGGGGATATTTTGGTCgctttctcttttgtttttggTAAAAGTGGGGCATGCACTCACGTCTAGGGCTCTGCCCCGCCTGGGAACGGCACGCTCTGGGCAGAAGAGGAAACCCCAAGCGCGGGAAGCAGCGCTGAGCACCACGCCCGAGAGGGGCAGCGAGGGGTGCGGGGGCACTGGGGAGCCGGGAAGGGCAGCGGAGCCCGGATCCGGTGTAGGACAGCCCCGATCCGGTGTGGGACAGCCCTGATCCGGTGCGGCACAGCCCCGATCCGGTGTGGGACAGCCCTGGTCCGGTGCGGCACAGCCCCGATCCAGTGCGGGACAGCCCCGATCCGGTGCGGCACAGCCCCGGTCCGGTGCGGCACAGCCCCGATCCGGTGTGGGACAGCCCTGATCCGGTGCGGCACAGCCCCGATCCGGTGTGGGACAGCCCCGGTCCGGTGCGGCACAGCCCCGGTGGGCgatgctgggctggctgctggcgGCGCTGGCGGCGCTGGCGCAGGGTAAGTGCTCCTGCGGTGCTGGGAGATGAGAGATAACTTCAGAAGACTTTCAATGAACGATTCGGGGGCGATAAGACCTGGGGAGCTCCCGGAGAGAGATGGAGATATTCACCCAAAACCGCAGGGACGGAGTAAAGATGGTGAATCCCCGCTGGGGCGAGGGGCACCGGGGAGGGGGAGCACGGGGGGCTTGGGGTGACAATCGCCGGTGCCGCTGCTCTGATTCCCCATTTGAGCAACAAGGCAAGCAGGCAACAGCCACACCACTGCTCCCCCACACACGGGATGGAGTTGGGATGCAAGAGcctccaggcactgccctgccccgcAGGCGCCCTGGCAGCCCACGACGTCTCCTGCTGGAAGAAATGCAACACCTCCAAGCCTTTCCACTGCTCCTGGCCGCCCCTCGGCCCCGCCGGCAGCACCTCCTACATCCTGACCCTCTGGTGAGTGAgttgggcagcgctgcgggcaGGGGGAGCGCACGGGATGAGCCCCGAGTGCCACCCTGTGCCCGCTCCCTCCCCAGCTTTGAGAAGCAAAGGCTGTGCAGGCGGTTTGAGGCGGGCACGGCCACCAGCTACATCCCCCCGCACAGCCAAGTGTACATCTTTGATAACACCACGGCCTGGGTGGAGGCACGCTGGGGGGATCAGGTCCGCAGGACCCCCAACCACACCCTGCACctcaacgaggctggtgagtgccccaggggacagggctggcagccagcaccGGCGCTGGAAACTGCCAAAACCACCCGAAACCACCTCATCTTTCCAGTCAAACTGGATCTACCCGCTGGGATGTCCTTCTCCAAGACTGGTGGCCAGCTGAGGGTGCGggtgccacagctgcagtgtgacAGCCTGAAGCAGCCACCACAGCACGAGGCTCGCTTCTGGAAGGTGGGAGacagcagctggacacaggTAAAAACGCTgtttgctggagctggcagtggcTGACAGCACAGTCAGGAGCACCACGGCAGCCCGGGGAGTGTGGGGGCTCAGTGATGTCACTGTCCCCCCCCAGACCCAGCTGTGTCCCATCTGTTTCCCCGGGTTATCAGCTCTGCCTTGTCCTCTGGCCATGGGATCCTGCGGCTGCCCATAACAGGATTCTCAGGGATTACACAGGCAAAACCCCAGATTATAGTAATGACGACAATGGATCAAATCCAGATGCTTGTCCCCATGAAGCTGTCACAGCTGGGGACCCTCCATccctctcagctgctgccaggagggtCCCAGGATTGAGGGGAACCCTGTCCCCTGCACTGTttggctctcccagcccctggggtgTTTGGGGATCACAGGGCAGCACTGATGTCCCAGTAAAGTACTGGTTTTACTGGGAGGGTGTCTCCATGCCTGGTTCTCTCTGCAGGTGACATGTGAGACAGTGATGCTGACAGCTGGAGAAAACTCAGGTTGGTTTATCCTGTGGGGTTAAGCATGTCCTGGgggtgctccccagcagcctgtgatggccaaaagctggggaaaggaggagggaggagggagctgaCCCTGCCACCCCTCTCTAGTGAcctgtgccctgggggtcaATGGCACCTTCGTGGTCCAGCTCCGGCACAAACTTCCCCACTGGAGCAGCTACTGGAGCGACTGGAGCAGCAACATCTCTGAGggtgaggaagagcagaggagccTGCTGTGATCCCAACAGCTCCCAAAAATGTTGGTGGCtcagtcaggcctgttcctccTGCAGCAATCCTGAGGAGGCCGGTGCTGAGCCAtcaactgggcaaactggggagAGACGGGCAGCGggtgctgaggctgagctggcaggtACAGTGGCGTCTCTGGGGGCTTTCCTGGGTGTCCCCCACCATTTCACCCCCCGAGTCAccctcttttcctccccagccAGTCCTCATGGAGCAAAAGGATGTCACCTACAAGCTGGACATCACCATGGTGGCGTGTGGCTGTGCAGAGTCAGATGAGGAGCACTCGGTGGCGCTGGGCGGGGAGGTGACAGAGCACAACCTCACCCTCTCCGGGGCGGAGTACGAGATCCTGCTGACCGCCGAAAATGCCGCGGGGCGTGGACCAGCCCAGCACCTCCGTGTGCCGGCAGAGCAGCACGCAGGTACCGCCCCTCCAGAGATGCTCGGCTCCCCCGGCAGCCCTCAGGGCgttgtttttttccagcaacCCCGAATATCCCCCGTTTCATCCCAGATTGTTGTATTGCACCAAATAACGGGGTTCTCATCACCAGATCTCAGCTTCAAGGAGATCAGCGTGGACGGCAGCACCGTGACTGCGCTCTGGGAAGCGCCGTGGCCAGGCGAGGCTTTCTGCTTCGAGCAGCAGACACTGGCAGAGCCCCCGAAACAGGGAGTCTGCgtccagcaggaattccctgcCAACAGCACCCACCCGCAGAGAGGCAAGGGAGCGCCCCAAgaccccgctgtcccccccCCCAGCCGGGGTCAGAGGGTCTAAGCAGCATCCCCGGTCCCTCCAGGAGCGCTGGGAGCGCGGGGCTGTCACCGCCTCGCCGTGCACGGCTGGGACACGGAGCGGGGCTGGGCCACCTTCGCCCTGTGGCACCGCTACACCGGCAACGGTGAGTGTGGAGAACGGGGCACCCGGGCACGGAGTGTCCTGGCACGGAGCATCCCAGAATGGAGCTTCCAAACACGGGGCATCCGGGCATGGAGCATCCAAACACGGGACATCCAAACACAGGGCATCCAAACACGGGGCATCCGGGCACGGGGCATCTGGGCATGGAGCATCTGGGCACGGGGCATCTGGGCATGGAGCATCCAAACACGGGGCATCCAGGCATGGGGCATCCGGGCATGGGGCATCCAAACATGGGGCATCCAAACACGGGGCATCCAAACATGGGGCATCCAAACACAGGGCATCCAAACACGGGGCATCCAGGCATGGGGCATCCGGGCATGGGGCATCCAAACACGGAGCATCCAAACACGGGGCATCCAAGCACGGGGCATCCAAACATGGGGCATCCAAACACGGGGCATCCAAACACAGGGCATCCAAACATGGGGCATCCAAACACGGAGCATCCAAGCATGGGGCATCCAAACATGGGGCATCCAAACACGGGGCATCCAAACACGGGGCATCCAGGCACAGGGCATTCGAGCACGGAGCATCCACACCTGGCTGCGCTCCAGAAGGGGCGTTCCTGAAATAATCCCGGCAataaccccccccaaaaaatgttttttattgcCCACAGATTCGCTGGACGTGCCCTTCAACATCAGCACCGGGGACAGCGAGGCCGTGCTCCGCTGGGAGCCGTCCCCACGGGCCGCCTGCCCCGGCGCGCTGGCCAAGTACCTCGTGTGCCACATGGCCGAGGGGGACAATGTGACCTGTGAGTGGCACCCTGCGatcccctggggcaggaggaggtgcCAGACTGCCCCACATTGGGTTTTGTTTGCCCAGACAGTGAAGTGGAGGCCACGGCATCAAACTACACCCTCCAAAacctccagcctggcacaggctacagggtgggggtttgggaggTGACAGAGGACAGTGAGAGCACCTGCAGTGCTTGGTGGCCCTTCCAGACCAGGGCGCTGGGTAATGGCTGAGACCCCGTGCCCTCCCCACTCCCCACGGGGTGCTCTCCCCACTGTATGCTTGCCATCACCCCAAAACGTCTCCTGTGCCCCTGTTGGGGCAGGAATGCCCCCACCCAGCCATGCCTACCCTCAGGTCCCCAGGGAGCACTGTGGAGAGGCAACCTGAACTACCTGGGCATCTGGCTTGGTGTCCCCGCTGCAGCTGCCATCTACCACCTGAGCAAAAAGAGGTGACAGAGTCCCCTCgtccccaaagccacccccACCATCACCCACCCCCTCACCAACCACTCCCTCCCCAGGGCTCGCCGCCTCTTCTTCCCACCCCTTCCCAAGCCCGTGGGCACCAAAGCCACCCAGTTCTCAGTCGACCAGGTGAGATGAGCCAGGTGAGGTGGAAGGTGCAGGAAGGGGCAGATCCCGCAGCCCCAAAtgcctgtgcacagccctggcacgggatgtcccatcccaaacccacccaacCCTTAGGGCCAGCCCCGGACAGGCCTCCTGGAGCCCTCAGAGAGGTTCAGCCCTGccgagctgctgctgatggagcAGAATCTGGGCGAGGAGACGACTGACACGGGCAGCCAGAGTGCGGTGCCGCCCCCCGACGagtcacagcccagccccgccACGGAGAAGCCGGTGACAGTGGTGATGTCCCCGCTGGGCTGCGGGGAGGAGCTGCCCTTCGCCTACCgcaggcaggagatgctgagcCCGGTGGGATCTGCCCCCTCCGGCAGCACCGGCTGCACCGAGCACCGAcctggagagaaggaagaggaggaggaagaggagggaaggcaGGGGCTGCATCAGCCGCTGATCCCCATTGCCCTGCTCATCTCCGACAAGCCCATCATCATCAGGTGTTGaagattgcaaggcaagatgttttccatgaccatctgtatggcagattacctttgtcaagtgggcagtttgccttatctctctctttgagtgaccacaatcacaCCTCCCCTGGGTGaggacacctgctgataacagccattgaatgtccctgcatggctgataagaactacagcatcccattgggagatgtgagcccagagggaggagccaagcattcctacccggatataatccagaggttttgaggcaccagcacggctttctccactggattccccagaggaacagcagctgcctcttccactggatcttcagaggaagaacacatccttctctacaggacccCCTTGCTGCaacagaaccacccctgacactgcaggaggacacagggtgtcaggttgtgaTCTGACTGGCAGCattgttctagtgtactgcattgtttattttatcctttttttttcctattaaagaactgttatttcctgcttccatatttttgccttttttaaattaagcccccttaatttaaaatttatagcaattcggaggggtggggagggttcacattctccatttcgggggaagctcctgccttccttagcagactcctgtctatCCAAACCAAGACATCAGGGATGAGGAAGGATGGGATCCCCAGGCAGAGGAGGTGCCGAAGGCTGGAGCAGCGGGGACGGGCACGGGGTGATCCCTGCAGTGCAGAGTGTCTGTGTGGGATGCCGAGGGCCCAGGCCGGGCTGGCACCGGCACTGCCAGGGGGGTTTCTGGTTTCCAGGGCACGGAAGGAGACGCTTCTGGATGCAGCGTTGCACCAGGACAGGTTTTGGCCTCGTAATTTCCAGCCTCAACCTTTCAGTGGCGATAAAACCTGAGCAAAGGAGGCTGCAGAATCTGGCCAGGACTGAGGGTATTTCCATGCCTGGATTGGCAGGAGAGGCAGAACTTCATCCCAGCTGGCTGCTACCTCTGGAACCAGTATCCTGGTGGGAATGCAAAAAGCCTCAGCACTAAACACcagctaccaaaaaaaaacccaaaaaaaaccaaaaaaaccccccaaaaaaacagaaaaaaaaaagaaaaaaaaaactaaacagaaaaaaaattaaatacaaacattaaaaaattaaaataactgcaCCAAACAGCAGGGCTGAGATGGTTTTTCCTCGCCTGACCCCAGCAGATTACAGCAAGGATTTAGAGCCCGGGTTCAatccacagggctggggaggacaAGCCAGGCAGCCAGGATGGGGGTGATCCATGggggccccccc from Molothrus aeneus isolate 106 chromosome 27, BPBGC_Maene_1.0, whole genome shotgun sequence includes these protein-coding regions:
- the IL12RB1 gene encoding interleukin-12 receptor subunit beta-1 → MLGWLLAALAALAQGALAAHDVSCWKKCNTSKPFHCSWPPLGPAGSTSYILTLCFEKQRLCRRFEAGTATSYIPPHSQVYIFDNTTAWVEARWGDQVRRTPNHTLHLNEAVKLDLPAGMSFSKTGGQLRVRVPQLQCDSLKQPPQHEARFWKVGDSSWTQVTCETVMLTAGENSVTCALGVNGTFVVQLRHKLPHWSSYWSDWSSNISEAILRRPVLSHQLGKLGRDGQRVLRLSWQPVLMEQKDVTYKLDITMVACGCAESDEEHSVALGGEVTEHNLTLSGAEYEILLTAENAAGRGPAQHLRVPAEQHAGTAPPEMLGSPGSPQGVVFFQQPRISPVSSQIVVLHQITGFSSPDLSFKEISVDGSTVTALWEAPWPGEAFCFEQQTLAEPPKQGVCVQQEFPANSTHPQRGALGARGCHRLAVHGWDTERGWATFALWHRYTGNDSLDVPFNISTGDSEAVLRWEPSPRAACPGALAKYLVCHMAEGDNVTYSEVEATASNYTLQNLQPGTGYRVGVWEVTEDSESTCSAWWPFQTRALGPQGALWRGNLNYLGIWLGVPAAAAIYHLSKKRARRLFFPPLPKPVGTKATQFSVDQGQPRTGLLEPSERFSPAELLLMEQNLGEETTDTGSQSAVPPPDESQPSPATEKPVTVVMSPLGCGEELPFAYRRQEMLSPVGSAPSGSTGCTEHRPGEKEEEEEEEGRQGLHQPLIPIALLISDKPIIIRC